The following proteins are co-located in the Aquarana catesbeiana isolate 2022-GZ linkage group LG02, ASM4218655v1, whole genome shotgun sequence genome:
- the LOC141126520 gene encoding odorant receptor 131-2-like, with product MTNISDLQKNTTQVDGLSNHEIMRLILLGITLTSFIVFSYFLAIMLSVCFTNTVARQEVRYILFTHMLVNDSVYLLFSLFLFLASYYPTKYPAPFCYIFVVVSSTSLKITPYNLAIMSLERYITICFPLRHREICTLQRMGIAIAIIWALGLLPNVADFFVLTLTAEKTFFARIVICSRSSFIVASVQDTIRLASHASTFSLVGLIIILTYIKIMLVAFRVDSRKSSASKAGRTIVLHAIQLLLCMMAYSYSIVEIIFKNYINLLPVINFCFFMCLPRFLSPFIYGIRDELFRKQIKKFTVCDFKKHSLK from the coding sequence ATGACAAACATCTCGGATCTTCAGAAAAATACAACCCAGGTAGATGGTCTAAGCAATCATGAGATAATGAGGTTGATCTTACTTGGCATAACACTTACAAGTTTCATTGTCTTCTCCTATTTCCTGGCAATTATGCTAAGTGTCTGCTTCACCAACACTGTTGCCCGCCAAGAAGTCCGCTACATCTTGTTTACGCACATGCTTGTTAATGACTCAGTCTATCTCCTCTTTAGCCTGTTCTTGTTCTTAGCTTCCTATTATCCCACCAAGTACCCTGCACCTTTCTGCTATATATTTGTCGTTGTGAGCTCCACTTCTCTGAAGATCACTCCCTACAACCTGGCCATCATGTCTTTGGAGCGCTATATCACCATATGTTTTCCGTTAAGACACAGAGAGATCTGCACTTTACAAAGAATGGGTATCGCTATTGCAATTATTTGGGCCCTTGGACTGTTACCTAATGTTGcagatttttttgttttgactctgACAGCCGAGAAAACATTTTTTGCTAGGATTGTAATTTGCAGTCGCTCTTCATTCATTGTCGCATCAGTCCAAGATACCATAAGACTTGCCAGCCACGCCTCAACGTTTTCTTTGGTGGGGCTCATAATCATCCTCACATACATCAAGATCATGTTGGTGGCTTTCAGGGTTGACTCAAGAAAGTCGTCTGCCTCTAAAGCTGGAAGAACGATCGTGCTCCACGCGattcagctcctgctgtgtatgaTGGCTTACAGCTACAGCATCGTtgaaatcatttttaaaaattatattaatttaCTCCCCGTCAtcaacttttgttttttcatgtgctTGCCGAGATTCCTTAGCCCTTTCATTtatgggattagggatgagctcttTCGCAAGCAGATTAAAAAATTTACTGTGTGCGATTTTAAAAAACATAGtctaaaataa